One region of Polaribacter pectinis genomic DNA includes:
- a CDS encoding sulfatase family protein encodes MKKIKVIFATLILFTTYTFSQETRPNIVIIYVDDLGYGDLSSYGATEVTTPNVDKLAQEGIKFTDAHCSASTCTPSRYSLLTGRYAFRKNAAVLPGDAPLLISTKRETLPKMLQKNGYKTAVIGKWHLGLGNGNVDWNGKVAPGPLEIGFDYSYLIPSTGDRVPSVLLENHHVLNLDKEDPIQISYKKKIGNDPTGIENPELLRYDSDDFHGKTIINGVSRIGYMSGGNSARFKDETVPYQMLNQARLFIDKNKEQPFFLYFAFHDIHVPRLPDNRFIGSTKMGVRGDAIVQMDYITGELTKHLEKRGLKENTIIVFSSDNGPVLDDGYTDQSVELLGQHKPGGPYRGNKYSAYEAGTRVPTIVHWPGTIKPKESDALITHTDLYASFAQLIGHTLLDNEAPDSYAMWNTFSGESCKGRKYLLEESVTLSLRHNNYKYIHPTKKKAPWIEEKNIESGTSLNPQLFDLSKDIEERNNIADKNKKLVKKFKAEINRIISNEVSRN; translated from the coding sequence ATGAAAAAAATTAAAGTGATTTTTGCAACATTAATATTGTTCACAACCTACACATTTAGCCAAGAAACAAGACCAAATATTGTTATAATATATGTTGACGATTTAGGATATGGCGATCTTAGTTCTTATGGTGCCACCGAAGTAACAACTCCTAATGTTGATAAATTAGCGCAAGAAGGCATTAAGTTTACAGATGCACACTGTTCTGCATCAACTTGTACGCCATCACGTTATTCTTTACTAACAGGAAGATATGCATTTCGTAAAAATGCTGCTGTTTTACCTGGAGATGCCCCTTTATTAATTAGCACCAAAAGAGAAACACTTCCTAAAATGCTTCAAAAAAATGGTTACAAAACAGCTGTTATTGGAAAATGGCATTTAGGTTTAGGTAATGGAAATGTAGATTGGAATGGTAAGGTTGCACCTGGTCCTTTAGAAATTGGTTTCGACTATAGCTATTTAATTCCTTCAACAGGAGATAGAGTCCCTTCTGTATTACTAGAGAACCATCATGTATTAAACCTAGATAAAGAAGACCCAATACAAATTAGTTACAAGAAAAAGATTGGTAATGATCCTACAGGAATAGAAAATCCTGAATTATTGAGATACGATTCTGATGATTTCCATGGAAAAACCATTATCAATGGAGTTAGTAGAATTGGATATATGTCTGGAGGAAATTCGGCACGTTTTAAAGACGAAACAGTTCCATATCAGATGCTTAATCAAGCACGTTTATTTATTGATAAAAACAAAGAACAACCATTCTTCTTATATTTTGCATTTCATGATATTCATGTCCCTCGACTACCTGATAATAGATTTATTGGATCTACAAAAATGGGAGTTCGAGGTGATGCCATCGTTCAAATGGATTATATCACTGGAGAACTAACTAAACATCTCGAAAAAAGAGGATTAAAAGAGAATACAATCATAGTGTTTTCGAGTGATAATGGACCTGTTTTAGATGATGGTTATACAGACCAATCGGTAGAATTATTAGGACAGCATAAACCAGGCGGACCATATAGAGGTAATAAATATAGTGCCTACGAAGCAGGAACTCGTGTACCTACAATTGTACACTGGCCAGGGACAATTAAACCAAAAGAAAGCGATGCGTTAATTACACATACAGACTTGTATGCTTCTTTTGCACAACTTATAGGTCATACGCTTTTGGATAATGAAGCTCCAGATAGTTATGCCATGTGGAATACTTTTTCTGGGGAGTCATGTAAGGGTCGTAAGTACTTGTTAGAAGAGTCTGTTACCCTTTCGTTAAGACATAATAACTATAAATACATTCATCCTACAAAGAAAAAAGCACCTTGGATTGAAGAAAAAAACATAGAATCAGGAACTTCTTTAAACCCTCAATTATTCGATCTTTCTAAAGATATTGAAGAACGCAATAACATTGCAGATAAAAATAAAAAATTAGTAAAGAAGTTTAAAGCTGAAATAAATAGAATTATTTCTAATGAGGTAAGTCGAAATTAA
- a CDS encoding right-handed parallel beta-helix repeat-containing protein yields the protein MNKSLLILIFLLVMGFSYAKTYYIHPKDGNDQSIGTNIKEPWKSFKNIENLHLQPGDIIALASGYEIKGSLILKNKKGSKNQPIVIKSYASDCNFTQFTTINSKGFLNGILLENCSNICVESIKIIADGSNNDHIISNKKSMRCGILVKTTKPVVSENITINNVDISNIYFENKGFTRSEAEVRSANGTQSYGYGIRFFNRTPNAFIKNVTVSNSSISNVSHTGIKYTGNKKGSIQNITLFGNEVFKTGGPGIQMSNVSSGHVYNNTVNKSGSNDDSRKWGRGSGLWTWGCDNILIEKNKFENANGPGDSAGLHIDFNCSNIIVQYNLSRNNAGGFCEILGNNYNCSYRYNVSINDGYRIKGENGAFQEGKLFWLSGYVGNNKKQKGPFNSYFYNNTMYVSDTIVTKIAVGKSARGILIANNIFHITGKSKSVKGDQYRPEGAGKVQAKNIVFKNNLFLKEDTWPINIAIQDANPFYGDAQFKNRGGSQISDYIPTNIELIKNKGITIPKIPNDKKGLLIGLKVDEDILGNKINGVPDIGAIELK from the coding sequence ATGAATAAAAGCCTACTTATCTTGATTTTTTTATTGGTTATGGGGTTTTCGTATGCTAAAACATATTATATCCACCCTAAAGATGGAAATGACCAAAGCATTGGCACAAATATAAAAGAACCTTGGAAATCTTTTAAAAATATAGAAAACCTTCATCTACAACCAGGAGACATTATTGCTTTAGCTTCGGGTTACGAAATTAAAGGTAGTTTAATTTTAAAAAATAAAAAAGGGTCTAAAAATCAACCTATTGTAATAAAATCATACGCATCAGATTGTAATTTTACTCAGTTTACAACTATAAATTCAAAAGGGTTTTTAAATGGAATATTGTTAGAAAATTGCTCTAATATATGTGTTGAAAGCATAAAAATCATTGCAGATGGCAGCAATAATGACCATATCATTTCCAATAAAAAATCAATGCGATGTGGTATTTTAGTTAAAACTACAAAACCTGTAGTTTCTGAAAACATTACTATTAATAATGTTGATATCTCTAATATTTATTTCGAAAATAAAGGATTTACACGTTCAGAAGCCGAAGTAAGAAGTGCTAACGGTACGCAAAGTTATGGTTATGGTATTCGATTTTTTAATAGAACTCCTAATGCTTTTATTAAAAATGTGACCGTAAGCAATTCTTCAATTAGTAATGTTAGTCATACAGGAATTAAATATACTGGGAATAAAAAAGGGTCTATACAAAACATCACTTTATTTGGTAATGAAGTGTTTAAAACTGGTGGCCCTGGAATACAAATGAGTAATGTTTCCAGTGGACATGTGTATAATAATACCGTAAACAAATCTGGTTCAAATGATGATTCAAGAAAATGGGGTCGCGGTAGCGGCTTATGGACTTGGGGTTGCGACAATATATTAATTGAAAAAAATAAGTTCGAAAACGCAAATGGCCCTGGAGATTCTGCTGGACTTCATATAGATTTTAATTGTAGCAATATTATTGTTCAGTATAATTTAAGTAGAAATAATGCAGGTGGTTTTTGTGAAATTTTAGGAAACAACTACAACTGTAGTTACAGATACAATGTAAGTATTAACGATGGTTATAGAATTAAAGGAGAAAATGGAGCCTTTCAAGAAGGCAAACTCTTTTGGTTAAGTGGTTACGTTGGGAATAATAAAAAACAAAAAGGGCCATTTAACTCATATTTTTACAACAATACCATGTATGTTTCAGATACTATTGTGACTAAAATTGCAGTAGGTAAATCTGCTCGAGGTATTTTGATTGCCAATAATATTTTTCATATTACAGGAAAATCAAAATCAGTTAAAGGCGATCAGTATAGGCCAGAAGGTGCAGGAAAAGTGCAAGCTAAAAACATTGTGTTTAAAAATAATTTATTCTTAAAAGAAGACACTTGGCCAATAAATATTGCTATTCAAGATGCCAATCCATTCTATGGCGATGCCCAATTTAAAAATAGAGGAGGTTCTCAAATTAGTGATTATATACCTACTAATATTGAATTGATTAAAAACAAAGGCATAACTATCCCTAAAATACCTAACGATAAGAAAGGCTTACTAATTGGTCTAAAAGTCGATGAAGATATTTTAGGTAATAAAATTAACGGAGTACCAGATATTGGTGCTATTGAATTGAAATAA
- a CDS encoding sialate O-acetylesterase translates to MLKKQGLLLVFFLYGTLLFSQTKLPSFFGNNMVLQQNEKVAIWGEDKPNTKIKIMGSWGEKSSTETDANGKWQVKLQTPKAGGPYTLKIKGSQNVTLKNVLIGEVWICSGQSNMEMPLKGKVNEPIIGSLETILNSKNSQLRFFHVKKDASLIPLDDVSGTWQETSPETASNFSATAYYYGKKIQAILGVPVGLIHASWGSSTAEAWTDKETLSQFESVVIPKEIPKKMKQQVPTLLYNAMLHPFIGYNMKGVIWYQGESNKLRANEYQELVTKMVSS, encoded by the coding sequence ATGTTAAAAAAACAAGGGCTTTTATTAGTGTTTTTCCTTTACGGGACACTTTTATTTTCACAAACAAAATTACCTTCATTTTTTGGGAATAATATGGTTCTTCAACAAAATGAAAAAGTTGCAATCTGGGGTGAAGACAAACCAAATACAAAAATTAAAATCATGGGCAGTTGGGGAGAGAAATCTTCAACAGAAACTGATGCAAATGGTAAATGGCAAGTTAAACTTCAAACTCCCAAAGCAGGTGGTCCATATACTCTAAAAATAAAAGGAAGTCAAAACGTTACGTTAAAAAATGTACTAATAGGTGAAGTTTGGATTTGTTCAGGACAATCTAATATGGAAATGCCCTTAAAAGGGAAAGTTAACGAACCTATTATTGGGAGTTTAGAAACCATTTTAAATTCAAAAAACAGTCAACTTAGATTCTTTCATGTAAAAAAGGATGCAAGCTTAATTCCATTGGATGATGTTAGTGGTACATGGCAAGAAACATCACCTGAAACGGCAAGCAATTTTAGTGCAACTGCATATTATTATGGAAAAAAAATACAAGCTATTTTAGGAGTTCCTGTTGGGTTAATACATGCATCCTGGGGAAGTTCAACAGCAGAGGCATGGACAGATAAGGAAACTTTATCTCAATTTGAATCTGTGGTAATTCCAAAAGAAATACCAAAAAAGATGAAGCAACAAGTTCCAACACTTTTATACAATGCCATGTTACATCCTTTTATTGGCTATAACATGAAAGGCGTTATTTGGTATCAAGGAGAATCTAACAAATTACGAGCAAATGAATATCAAGAACTTGTAACCAAAATGGTGAGCTCTTGA